A stretch of the Oenococcus sp. UCMA 16435 genome encodes the following:
- a CDS encoding DUF4065 domain-containing protein translates to MADTYIKDYTNTFMIHGREYKVTAPAKFDNETDELLDDMELDDQAVEIANSKYRTDMGLVFPEDIKKYRAKIGLSQRELAKFLGWSPNTIALYETGAFPSKGNNRLLKALMSDDHLLTDFLEQDDRELSSTIIGKIKDYLNAESDDVILEKASKPHFTAVQLANWYRVINYFSAQDDENIENLTQMKVVKLLYFAFGRYAAKSHGKLFDSRIIAMPYGPVIEEVHQNFNGQRDIVSGGLDEKAFKDFSLVQEDVEITALLRGILDDYGDQTASGLSKITHQAGSPWSLTNQGAVINPTLIAETFARGAEQ, encoded by the coding sequence ATGGCTGATACATATATTAAAGACTATACGAATACTTTTATGATCCACGGTCGTGAATACAAAGTGACTGCTCCGGCCAAATTTGATAACGAAACCGATGAACTGCTTGATGATATGGAATTGGACGATCAGGCAGTCGAAATCGCTAACAGCAAGTACCGGACCGATATGGGTCTCGTATTTCCTGAGGACATAAAAAAATATCGCGCTAAGATTGGTCTGTCCCAAAGAGAACTGGCCAAATTTTTGGGCTGGAGTCCTAACACGATTGCTTTATACGAGACTGGTGCCTTCCCTTCAAAAGGAAACAACAGGTTGTTAAAAGCCTTGATGTCTGACGACCATTTGCTGACAGATTTTCTTGAGCAAGACGATCGTGAACTGTCCTCTACTATCATTGGCAAAATTAAGGACTATTTGAACGCTGAAAGTGACGACGTAATTTTGGAAAAGGCATCTAAGCCTCACTTCACAGCTGTACAGCTTGCTAACTGGTATCGCGTGATTAATTATTTTAGCGCGCAAGATGACGAAAATATCGAAAATTTAACGCAAATGAAAGTTGTCAAACTATTATATTTTGCCTTTGGCCGTTATGCAGCTAAGTCACATGGCAAATTATTTGACTCACGCATCATTGCAATGCCTTATGGCCCTGTGATTGAAGAAGTCCACCAAAATTTTAACGGGCAGCGAGATATTGTTTCTGGTGGTTTGGATGAAAAGGCGTTTAAAGATTTCAGCTTGGTCCAAGAGGACGTTGAAATTACTGCTTTGCTAAGAGGCATTTTGGACGATTACGGTGACCAGACTGCATCTGGGCTGAGTAAAATTACTCATCAAGCCGGTTCCCCCTGGTCTCTCACTAATCAAGGAGCTGTCATTAATCCAACACTTATTGCCGAGACATTCGCACGTGGTGCCGAACAATAA
- a CDS encoding transcriptional regulator gives MSKTLDKSMQELMQYAKGDSSKVSVESYQIQDAPHFHAKEIKHIREQIPATQRVLARYLSVSPRTVESWEADRTEPNGSSRRLLQLIEKYPKLIMEFSK, from the coding sequence ATGAGTAAGACTTTAGATAAAAGTATGCAGGAATTAATGCAATATGCTAAAGGAGACTCTTCCAAAGTAAGTGTGGAATCCTATCAAATTCAGGATGCACCACATTTTCATGCAAAAGAGATTAAGCACATTCGGGAACAAATACCAGCTACTCAACGTGTACTGGCACGTTATTTATCAGTTTCTCCTAGGACTGTTGAATCTTGGGAAGCAGATAGAACAGAGCCCAACGGCAGCTCTAGAAGATTGTTGCAGCTTATTGAGAAATATCCCAAATTGATCATGGAATTCTCAAAATAA
- a CDS encoding DUF3892 domain-containing protein — translation MYATEILMRAGHQNDDDLKVIDSIYLKQDSATNWTIAQQPLIGWYKKEDIHRWLVNSNQLKIKVYIDPYPLLEPATDGHTQYVKSQTDNTGKDNLLRLPRANHGR, via the coding sequence ATTTATGCAACTGAGATATTAATGCGGGCGGGACATCAAAATGACGATGATCTTAAAGTGATTGACTCAATTTACTTGAAACAAGATTCTGCTACTAATTGGACAATAGCTCAGCAACCCTTAATTGGCTGGTATAAAAAAGAGGATATTCATCGTTGGCTAGTTAATAGTAATCAACTAAAAATTAAGGTGTATATAGACCCATACCCTTTATTGGAGCCTGCCACGGATGGACATACTCAATATGTGAAGTCACAAACAGACAACACCGGTAAAGACAATTTATTGCGTTTGCCGAGAGCTAATCATGGAAGATGA